The DNA segment TTCTTGGAGAATTGCTCCCTTCTTACGGGTAACCACCGATGGTTTACGATGGGATTGGAAGGTACGGATTAACCCCCTGGCGTATCAAAACATTCCTTCCATGTTTGAAGTATATCTTAGTGTACGGACGGCATACTAACATGAAACGAACTATTTTGTCCCTGTGCTTAGTGGTAACCTCTTCCTTCATGATGGTACAATCGCTGGATCTCACGATTAGTGGAGGATACGGGAACTTCCTGTTTGATTCCTCCCGTATCACTAGTCTTCAAAGTGAGAATAAGGCCTTTTCCGAGCAGTCCTTCATTTTGGCAAGCCTGGGGGCCCAGGAAACGGTGGCGGAAACTACCAAAATAACGATCCTCTACGAACGGGATCCGATTCTCCGGAACATCCTGTATACCAGCCTTTTTTATGACTTAGGTTTTGCTACCGTTCAGGTGGGTCCCTATTTTGGTCTTTTTAACACGGCCAACCTTCAGATTACCCCGGGACTTTCCATGGCTCTTCAAATAGGTATTCCTGGTCTCGTGTTTGGAACCTTCCGGAGTGACACAACCCTCGGAACAGGGCTCCAGGTCCCTGGCGATTATGTCCAGCAGAAAAGCGAACTGGGTCTTTGGATCTGGGGCACTCAAATTCTTACCAAATTTATCATCCAGAGCCGCAGTTTTTCAGAACAAAAAACTGCGTCCCTTATCATAAAAGACGAACAAACCCGCTACATCCTTGTGGCAGACATATTCAAGAAGAATGTTCCGTATCAGGTAACCACTACCATTGGATACCTGACCATGAGTCGATCCTACATTACTACTGCGACCACAGACACCGATACGATTGGGGCTATCATCCTCGGCCTGGATGGTTCGGCAAAAATCAACAGTCAGCTTCGCCTTCTTGGGGCCTTTGAAATGCCCCTCTATTGCTGGGGGATAGGAGGACTCAAGAGCCCAGCGGATACCACCTTTTTCTATCAAGTCACCGCGGGTTGTGTGATAAGTTTCGACCCATTCTATAAACCGTAGCGCTTTAATTTTACCGGGGCCCCCAAAAGGGGGCCCCAAAAATGGAGCCCTGGTAGCCAACAAAAAGGCCAGCAAAAAGGGGCTCCCCTGCGCCGAAAGGGGACTCCGGGGTACACAAAAGGGGGGCTTCTTTTAATTAAAGGAACCCCGCTTGCCCCAGGGGAAAGTATCTCTGAAGGGGGCCTTTCAAAAGAAACATCTCCCTCAGGACTGCCAAAAAGAAGAAATCCTTGTGTTAAAAGACCACTTCTCCCTGGGGTGCTAAAAAGATAGGGCTCCTTTCATGAAAGAAACCCCGCTTTCCGCAGGGGAAAACCTTACCGGAAACGGCGAAGCCGGCGGCAGGCCTCCTCCACATCTTCCCGATGACCAAAAGCAGAAAAACGAATAAAACTTTGGCCGGCAGGTCCAAAGCCTGATCCGGGAGTACAGATTACCCAGCACTGTTCCATGATCTGGGAAAACACATCCCAGCTATCCCGGCCGGGGAAGTGGGCCCAGATATAGGGGGAATTGTCCCCTCCAACGCAGGATATCCCCATCTCCGTAAGGGTAGCTCGGATGAGACGGGCGTTTTCAAGGTAGAAATCGGTAAGGCGCCGCATTTCCGTAAGCCCCTTGGGGCTGAGGGCAGCATAGCCCCCCTGCTGGGCAATGTTGGAAGCCCCATTAAACAGGGTGGTACAGATCCGGTTCCAATCGGCGTTGACGCTTGTGCCGTCCTCATAGCGCAGGGTTTTGGGGACGATAGACCAGCCAAGGCGGACCCCCGTAAAGCCAATGGGTTTAGAAAAGGAGTTTACTTCGATGGCGCATTCCTTCGCCCCAGGGATCTGATAGATAGATTTGGGTAAAACCGGATCCCGAATAAATTCCGCGTAGGCCGCATCAAAAATGATAAGGGATCGCTTCTTTCGAACCTCTTCTACTAAAGCTTCTAGCTGGGCCCGGCTAGCCACTGCAC comes from the Treponema sp. J25 genome and includes:
- a CDS encoding LL-diaminopimelate aminotransferase; the encoded protein is MVPRNPHMAHLTAGYLFPEIARRRREFLRSHPEAQLISLGIGNTTEPITPHIDLALTDAARRLGTREGYTGYGEEQGMMALRERIAQVLYNQLPGIDPIAPDEVFVSDGAKCDIGRLQVLFGYHLPVAVQDPSYPVYVDGSVIIGAAGPWNGTGYEGITYLPCTAENGYFPELSRIPSKGLVYFCSPNNPTGAVASRAQLEALVEEVRKKRSLIIFDAAYAEFIRDPVLPKSIYQIPGAKECAIEVNSFSKPIGFTGVRLGWSIVPKTLRYEDGTSVNADWNRICTTLFNGASNIAQQGGYAALSPKGLTEMRRLTDFYLENARLIRATLTEMGISCVGGDNSPYIWAHFPGRDSWDVFSQIMEQCWVICTPGSGFGPAGQSFIRFSAFGHREDVEEACRRLRRFR